A stretch of Ammospiza caudacuta isolate bAmmCau1 chromosome 34, bAmmCau1.pri, whole genome shotgun sequence DNA encodes these proteins:
- the LOC131570355 gene encoding reticulocalbin-3-like yields MGARLAPPHVGSAASDWSRCPKRRGQSCEGPRDPPGFGAGRDEMLPRSVCSLWPLLALALGGSPHAPHPHLGAPHSHEDPQGLFYDHAAIWGAQEAQEQRELPPEESQRRLGLLVGLMDADSSGLLSREELRAWILRRHRGSRQAALQSESARLDRDRDGVVTWGEFSAESFGDTEDFGGSPDPDSHRKLLERSRRRFRAADEDGDGRLEAAELDAFLHPEDFPRLQDLVVQETIEDLDRDGDGFIQVDEYIADLFEGAPGSPEPPEIRRERDQFLRLRDRDGDGRLGPPEVKLWLSPPSPDWAGVEAEHLIHHADHNQDGALSREEILGRWEIFVGSRATDYGQDLHRGHDEL; encoded by the exons ATGGGAGCGCGGCTCGCCCCGCCCCACGTGGGCTCGGCCGCCTCTGATTGGTCAAGATGCCCAAAGAGGCGGGGCCAAAGCTGTGAGGGGCCGCGGGACCCCCCCGGGTTTGGGGCAGGACGAGACGAG ATGCTGCCGCGCTCCGTGTGCTCGCTGTGGCCGCTCCTGGCTCTGGCCCTCGGGGGGTCCCCCCACGCCCCCCACCCCCATTTGGGGGCTCCCCACAGCCACGAGGACCCCCAGGGGCTCTTCTACGACCACGCCGCCATTTGGGGGGCGCAGGAGGcgcaggagcagcgggagctgCCCCCGGAGGAGTCCCAGAGGAGGCTGGG gcTCCTGGTGGGGCTGATGGACGCTGACAGCTCCGGGCTCCTCTCCCGGGAGGAGCTGCGGGCCTGGATCCTGcgccggcaccgcggctcccgCCAGGCGGCGCTGCAGAGCGAGAGCGCGCGGCTCGATCGCGACAGGGACGGCGTCGTGACATGGGGGGAGTTCAGCGCCGAGAGCTTCGGGGACACCG AGGACTTTGGGGGCTCCCCCGACCCCGATTCCCACCGGAAGCTTCTGGAACGTTCCCGGCGCCGTTTCCGCGCCGCCGACGAGGACGGGGACGGGCGGCTCGAGGCCGCCGAGCTCGACGCCTTCCTGCACCCCGAGGACTTCCCCAGGCTCCAGGACCTCGTGGTGCAG GAGACGATCGAGGACCTGGATCGGGACGGGGACGGATTCATCCAGGTGGACGAGTACATCG CCGATCTGTTCGAGGGCGCCCCCGGCTCCCCGGAGCCCCCCGAGATCCGTCGGGAACGGGATCAGTTCCTGCGCCTGCGCGACCGCGACGGCGACGGGCGCTTGGGGCCCCCCGAGGTCAAACTCTGGctcagcccccccagccccgacTGGGCCGGCGTGGAGGCCGAGCACCTGATCCACCACGCCGACCACAACCAg GACGGGGCCCTGAGCCgggaggagattttggggcgTTGGGAGATTTTCGTGGGCAGCAGAGCCACCGACTACGGGCAGGACCTGCACAGGGGCCACGACGAGCTCTGA